The following are encoded in a window of Paenibacillaceae bacterium GAS479 genomic DNA:
- a CDS encoding GTP-binding protein, translating into MQARENLRNIAIIAHVDHGKTTLVDKLLQQSGTFRDHEVVHERAMDSNDLERERGITILAKNTAINYKNYLINIVDTPGHADFGGEVERIMKMVDGVLLVVDAFEGCMPQTKFVLRKALEHNLTPIVVLNKIDRPNANPEAVVDEVLDLFIELGANDHQLEFPVVYASALMGTSSRNVEKQDENMEALYETIVEHIPHPTENVEEPLQFLVTLLDYNEYMGRIAIGRVNRGVIRQGQPVAVMTREGAIKQARIEKLFGFQGLKRVEVEEAAAGDIVAIAGIKDINIGETIADPSKPEALPVLEIDEPTLQMTFLVNNSPFAGREGKWVTSRKLRERLYKELETDVALRVEDTDSPDVFIVSGRGELHLGILIENMRREGYELQVSKPEVIIKEIDGQKSEPYERLLIDVPEESMGAVMESLGTRKAEMVNMVNNGSGQVRLEFIIPARGLIGYRTQFLTLTRGYGIMNHAFDSYGPIAGSGVGGRHQGVLVATENGVSTFYGMMGVEDRGILFLEPGTEIYEGMIVGEHNRDQDIVVNICKEKQLTNIRSASKDETVRLKTPRSYSLEAALEYLNDDEYCEITPKSIRMRKKLLNKSERERAEKQRKTSQAGV; encoded by the coding sequence ATGCAAGCAAGAGAGAACCTTCGCAATATCGCAATTATCGCGCACGTTGACCATGGTAAAACAACCCTCGTAGACAAACTGCTTCAGCAGTCCGGTACATTCCGTGACCACGAGGTCGTGCACGAGAGAGCGATGGACTCCAATGATTTGGAGCGGGAGCGCGGCATTACGATCCTGGCCAAAAACACCGCGATCAACTACAAGAACTACCTCATCAACATTGTGGATACCCCTGGACATGCTGACTTCGGCGGCGAAGTTGAGCGAATCATGAAGATGGTCGACGGCGTATTGCTCGTCGTAGACGCCTTTGAGGGCTGTATGCCGCAAACTAAATTCGTACTGCGTAAGGCGCTTGAGCATAATTTGACGCCAATCGTCGTATTGAACAAAATCGACCGTCCGAACGCCAACCCTGAAGCTGTTGTGGACGAAGTGCTCGACCTGTTCATCGAACTCGGTGCGAACGACCACCAATTGGAATTCCCTGTCGTTTACGCATCCGCGCTTATGGGCACATCCAGCCGCAACGTGGAAAAGCAAGACGAGAACATGGAAGCTCTCTATGAGACAATCGTAGAACATATTCCTCATCCAACAGAGAATGTGGAAGAGCCGCTGCAATTCCTCGTTACGCTGCTCGACTACAATGAATATATGGGCCGTATCGCTATCGGCCGTGTGAACCGTGGCGTTATCCGCCAAGGTCAGCCGGTCGCGGTTATGACTCGCGAGGGCGCAATTAAGCAAGCTCGCATTGAGAAGCTGTTCGGTTTCCAAGGACTGAAGCGCGTAGAAGTTGAAGAAGCGGCAGCAGGTGATATCGTTGCGATCGCAGGCATCAAGGATATCAATATTGGCGAGACGATTGCTGATCCATCCAAGCCGGAAGCATTGCCTGTTCTAGAAATTGATGAGCCGACGCTGCAGATGACTTTCCTGGTCAACAACAGCCCGTTTGCGGGCCGCGAAGGTAAATGGGTTACTTCCCGTAAACTTCGTGAGCGTCTGTACAAAGAACTTGAGACCGACGTTGCGCTGCGCGTTGAAGATACGGACAGCCCGGATGTATTTATCGTATCCGGTCGTGGCGAGCTTCACCTCGGTATCCTGATCGAGAATATGCGCCGCGAAGGTTACGAGCTGCAAGTATCCAAGCCTGAAGTTATCATCAAGGAAATTGATGGTCAAAAATCAGAGCCTTACGAGCGTCTGCTGATCGACGTACCAGAGGAAAGCATGGGTGCCGTCATGGAGAGCCTTGGAACACGCAAGGCTGAGATGGTCAACATGGTCAACAATGGCAGCGGTCAAGTTCGTCTTGAGTTCATCATCCCGGCGCGTGGTCTTATCGGCTACCGCACCCAGTTCCTGACGCTGACGCGTGGTTATGGCATCATGAACCATGCCTTCGACAGCTACGGTCCAATTGCGGGCTCTGGCGTTGGCGGACGTCATCAAGGCGTACTGGTTGCTACGGAGAACGGCGTTTCTACCTTCTATGGCATGATGGGCGTAGAAGATCGCGGCATTCTGTTCCTGGAACCAGGTACTGAGATCTACGAAGGTATGATCGTTGGCGAGCATAACCGCGATCAAGATATCGTAGTCAACATTTGTAAAGAGAAACAACTGACTAACATTCGTTCCGCATCGAAAGACGAGACCGTGCGCCTTAAAACTCCGCGCTCGTACAGCCTCGAAGCGGCTCTGGAATATCTCAACGACGACGAGTATTGCGAAATTACGCCAAAATCGATCCGCATGCGCAAAAAGCTGCTTAACAAGAGCGAGCGCGAGCGTGCAGAGAAACAGCGTAAAACTTCACAAGCCGGCGTTTAA
- a CDS encoding integral membrane protein, YjbE family, whose amino-acid sequence MDNLLIFLQIVMINILLSGDNALVIAMASQHLPAEQRKRAIAWGTFAAIGLRCLLTLAAISLLQLPYLQACGAFLLLIIAVQLLREAEQPGSEGLLSRGVKSRRSATLAGAVGTIVAADFIMSLDNVLAVAAVADGEPVMMLLGIALSIPMILWGSHVLGGLLTRFPSLVYAGSGLLGYAAGEMLVSDSALQPWLDKTPLLHSALPVLMIPLVIVIGIIFTRSRIRT is encoded by the coding sequence TTGGACAATCTGTTGATTTTTCTGCAAATCGTCATGATAAATATCCTGCTCAGCGGCGATAATGCCCTTGTAATCGCGATGGCTAGCCAGCACTTGCCCGCAGAGCAACGCAAACGAGCAATCGCATGGGGAACCTTCGCAGCGATTGGACTCAGATGCCTCCTTACCCTCGCGGCAATTTCACTGCTGCAATTGCCTTACTTACAAGCATGCGGCGCATTTCTGCTGCTGATTATCGCCGTGCAGCTGCTGCGTGAAGCAGAGCAGCCTGGCAGCGAAGGGCTGCTGTCGCGTGGCGTTAAGTCCAGGCGGAGCGCTACCCTTGCTGGAGCTGTAGGGACGATTGTAGCTGCGGATTTTATCATGAGTCTAGATAATGTTCTGGCTGTCGCTGCCGTCGCCGATGGCGAACCGGTAATGATGCTGCTTGGCATCGCTCTTAGCATACCCATGATTCTGTGGGGCAGTCATGTACTTGGCGGCCTTCTGACCCGCTTTCCTTCACTCGTGTATGCAGGCTCGGGGCTTCTCGGTTATGCGGCAGGAGAGATGTTGGTGTCGGACTCCGCGCTTCAGCCTTGGCTGGATAAAACGCCTCTGCTCCATAGCGCGTTGCCCGTACTTATGATTCCTTTAGTCATCGTAATAGGAATTATTTTTACCCGTTCCCGTATCCGAACTTAA